A part of Thermocrinis albus DSM 14484 genomic DNA contains:
- the rdgB gene encoding RdgB/HAM1 family non-canonical purine NTP pyrophosphatase, translated as MLDRVLLATANPKKAQEIIRLLSSSGIEVILPDRSLQVEEGGCSFLENAYLKARAYWERYGIPTLADDSGLVVPSLEGYPGVFSSRFYQIEWGGREEVTETEDEANIRKLLRLMEGKEDRRAYFVAYVVLYAGDWGVWTEGRCWGSITTERRGNRGFGYDPVFVPEGDHRTMAELSPEEKDSVSHRGKALRKLLHILKYFTYG; from the coding sequence ATGCTGGATAGAGTACTTCTGGCCACCGCTAACCCTAAGAAGGCCCAGGAGATCATCAGGCTGCTCTCTTCCTCCGGTATTGAGGTAATCCTGCCTGACAGATCCCTGCAGGTGGAGGAAGGTGGATGTTCTTTCCTGGAAAACGCTTATCTGAAGGCAAGGGCTTACTGGGAGCGTTACGGGATACCCACTCTGGCGGATGATTCAGGTCTCGTGGTGCCTTCTTTGGAAGGATATCCGGGAGTTTTCTCCAGCAGATTTTACCAGATAGAGTGGGGCGGAAGGGAGGAAGTTACAGAAACAGAGGATGAGGCCAACATAAGGAAGCTTCTCCGTCTTATGGAAGGTAAGGAAGACAGAAGGGCTTACTTTGTGGCCTACGTGGTTCTGTACGCAGGAGACTGGGGTGTGTGGACAGAGGGAAGGTGTTGGGGAAGTATAACTACCGAGAGAAGGGGAAACAGGGGTTTTGGTTACGACCCTGTCTTTGTACCCGAAGGTGATCACAGAACTATGGCAGAACTTTCTCCGGAAGAAAAGGACAGTGTGTCTCACCGAGGTAAAGCACTGAGAAAACTGCTACATATCTTAAAATACTTCACCTATGGATAA
- a CDS encoding aspartate kinase, with protein MDKLLVVKFGGTSVGSIERIKNAARKVIDKVQQGYKVVVVSSAMAGETDRLINLAKEIDPLPPERELDMLVSTGEQQAIALFAMVLNSMGYPAVSLCGWQVPIITDSVHTKARVRKIGVQRLKNILKEGYIPVVAGFQGVTEDWEITTLGRGGSDLTAVALAYALGADCEIYTDVEGVFTADPRIVPSARKIARISYEEMLEMASLGAKVMQARSVEFAMKYNVRIHVRSSFSDQEGTWIVPEEEVMEKVAVRAITLETKESRITVVRVPDRPGIAYRIFKALGDAHIVVDMIVQNVSHQGYTDLSFTVNKADAPRAEEIVRKVAQEIGAQEVVRDDNVAKVSVVGIGMKSSYGTAAKMFEVLYKNNINIMAISTSEIKISCLIDQKYGELAVRELHSAFVEEGEEIKIVNDGT; from the coding sequence ATGGATAAACTGCTGGTGGTCAAGTTTGGAGGAACTTCTGTTGGAAGTATAGAGAGGATAAAGAACGCAGCCCGTAAAGTAATCGACAAGGTACAACAGGGTTATAAGGTGGTGGTAGTATCCTCAGCCATGGCGGGAGAAACAGACAGACTCATAAATCTTGCCAAAGAGATAGATCCGTTACCTCCCGAAAGGGAACTAGACATGCTGGTGTCCACCGGAGAACAGCAGGCGATAGCCCTCTTTGCCATGGTACTGAACAGTATGGGGTATCCTGCCGTAAGTCTGTGTGGTTGGCAAGTTCCCATCATCACAGACAGTGTTCATACCAAGGCCCGTGTGAGAAAGATAGGTGTTCAGCGCCTTAAAAATATACTGAAAGAAGGCTACATACCGGTGGTGGCAGGTTTTCAAGGCGTGACGGAAGATTGGGAAATAACCACTTTGGGAAGGGGAGGCTCTGACCTGACGGCGGTGGCCCTCGCCTACGCCTTGGGAGCAGACTGTGAGATATACACCGATGTGGAGGGAGTGTTTACCGCAGACCCACGTATTGTTCCCTCTGCCCGTAAGATAGCTCGTATATCCTACGAGGAGATGTTGGAAATGGCTTCTCTGGGAGCAAAGGTTATGCAAGCGCGTAGCGTGGAATTTGCCATGAAATACAACGTGAGAATACATGTCAGAAGTTCCTTTTCTGATCAGGAAGGTACATGGATAGTACCGGAGGAGGAAGTCATGGAGAAAGTGGCTGTAAGGGCTATAACCCTGGAGACTAAGGAGTCCAGAATAACGGTGGTGAGAGTTCCCGACAGACCGGGTATCGCCTACAGAATCTTTAAAGCGCTGGGGGATGCCCACATAGTGGTGGACATGATAGTGCAGAACGTTTCCCACCAAGGTTATACGGATCTTTCCTTCACCGTCAACAAAGCAGACGCTCCGAGAGCGGAAGAGATAGTGAGGAAGGTGGCTCAGGAGATAGGTGCCCAAGAAGTGGTGAGGGATGACAACGTGGCTAAGGTGTCGGTAGTAGGTATCGGTATGAAAAGTTCTTACGGTACAGCTGCCAAGATGTTTGAGGTTCTTTATAAGAACAACATCAACATCATGGCTATATCCACGTCGGAGATAAAGATATCCTGTCTCATAGATCAAAAGTACGGGGAGTTAGCGGTCAGAGAACTGCACTCCGCCTTTGTGGAGGAAGGAGAGGAGATAAAGATCGTCAACGATGGAACCTGA